The following are encoded in a window of Haloferax sp. Atlit-12N genomic DNA:
- a CDS encoding phage tail tube protein, which produces MSAGAGSSTVAFTPEPSFGGDPDTGTATFYLPFKNPTVGEASLSNELRRLRDPDSAVSVGSLAQNFEGALSISGELSTNDWHQLVFNNDSNTGWEPGRMPSSRWYLGVDYLDGAGTGTTERELAMCIVTNAQITYQQGGAVTLDLTMIYGDEPDLSTSITPSNVQKPTDSDVVAFHGFDVQVDGATVSKLQNATLQLSPNARFHRGADRHPVAAVIGDVTPTLSTTAIYSGPEAVERAYGAAAATTPADRLDSVSGAVTTTNGSGTTTTYNLTGLVPQSYNWQDLIAADSDLTEPVTYNVDDVTVA; this is translated from the coding sequence ATGAGCGCCGGCGCTGGGAGCAGCACCGTCGCGTTCACGCCCGAACCGTCGTTCGGGGGCGACCCGGACACGGGGACGGCGACGTTCTACCTCCCGTTCAAGAACCCGACCGTCGGAGAAGCATCGCTATCGAATGAACTGCGCCGCCTTCGCGACCCTGACTCGGCCGTGAGCGTCGGCTCGCTCGCCCAGAACTTCGAGGGCGCGCTCAGCATCTCGGGAGAACTCTCGACGAACGACTGGCATCAGCTCGTGTTCAACAACGACTCGAACACCGGCTGGGAGCCTGGTCGCATGCCCTCGTCTCGCTGGTATCTCGGCGTCGATTACCTTGACGGCGCGGGGACTGGCACGACCGAGCGTGAGCTGGCAATGTGCATCGTCACGAACGCCCAGATCACCTATCAGCAGGGCGGGGCCGTCACCCTCGACCTGACGATGATCTACGGCGACGAGCCGGATCTTTCGACGAGCATCACGCCGTCGAACGTCCAGAAACCCACCGACAGCGACGTCGTCGCCTTCCACGGCTTCGATGTCCAGGTCGACGGTGCGACCGTCTCGAAGCTCCAGAACGCGACGCTTCAGCTCTCGCCGAACGCCCGCTTCCATCGTGGCGCGGACCGACACCCAGTCGCCGCTGTCATCGGAGACGTCACGCCGACGCTCTCGACGACGGCCATCTACTCCGGGCCGGAAGCTGTCGAGCGCGCGTACGGTGCAGCGGCCGCAACGACGCCTGCTGACCGTCTCGACTCGGTTAGCGGGGCCGTCACGACGACGAACGGTTCGGGGACGACCACGACGTACAATCTGACTGGACTCGTCCCGCAGTCGTACAACTGGCAGGACCTCATCGCCGCCGACAGCGACCTCACAGAACCCGTGACCTACAACGTCGACGACGTCACGGTGGCCTAA